The proteins below come from a single Acidobacteriota bacterium genomic window:
- a CDS encoding ABC transporter permease produces MNRMMAIIEREMRKFFRSPALMMVSMIFPLVQLIVLGNAFGGKIRDAKLGIVDEDHGTQAIRIKEAFDSVRANARTFVPVDYDNEVQAREDVRNGKIQGAVIIPPQYSARVYQQNRPRIALIVDNSDNFMSSTMQEKLAGITEALNQPAIEPRLLRQTALDVVELYPYIEYMKYLLPGSIALAMFVSVMIGGGMLYIDDKARGVHEGYLVTPITKAELVFGLNGAGAIKAVLTGVVISLIGSLMSGVGTIFNPGTVLGLLLMIVTVSLAFNGMMFLMMVRVEDPLVPRAVFGILNTLLFFPSGSIYPIQAFPAWLRAIAIVDPFTYAVHGFKALLLKESGLIAILPDVMYLAIFALVTLGLAVPLFKRTL; encoded by the coding sequence ATGAACCGCATGATGGCAATTATCGAGCGCGAGATGCGCAAGTTCTTCCGCTCGCCCGCGCTGATGATGGTGTCCATGATCTTCCCGCTGGTGCAACTGATCGTGCTCGGGAACGCGTTTGGCGGAAAGATTCGCGATGCCAAGCTCGGCATCGTAGACGAGGACCACGGCACACAGGCGATTCGCATTAAGGAAGCGTTCGATTCTGTCCGCGCCAATGCGCGCACCTTCGTGCCGGTTGACTACGACAACGAAGTACAGGCGCGCGAAGATGTGCGCAACGGAAAGATCCAGGGCGCAGTCATCATTCCACCGCAATATTCGGCGCGCGTTTATCAGCAGAACCGTCCGCGCATCGCGCTCATCGTGGACAACAGCGACAACTTCATGAGTTCCACCATGCAGGAGAAGTTGGCCGGAATCACCGAAGCTCTTAACCAGCCGGCGATTGAGCCTCGCCTTCTGCGGCAAACCGCTCTCGATGTGGTGGAACTCTATCCTTACATCGAATACATGAAGTACCTGCTGCCCGGATCGATCGCGCTGGCGATGTTCGTCTCCGTGATGATCGGCGGCGGAATGCTTTATATCGACGACAAGGCGCGAGGCGTGCACGAAGGATATCTCGTGACTCCGATCACCAAAGCAGAACTGGTCTTCGGACTGAACGGAGCGGGTGCCATCAAGGCCGTACTCACCGGGGTCGTGATCAGCCTGATTGGCTCGCTCATGTCCGGAGTCGGCACCATCTTCAATCCGGGGACCGTGCTTGGACTGCTCTTGATGATCGTCACCGTCTCTCTGGCCTTCAACGGTATGATGTTCCTGATGATGGTCCGGGTTGAGGATCCGCTCGTGCCCCGCGCTGTTTTTGGAATTCTGAATACACTGCTGTTCTTCCCCAGCGGCTCGATTTATCCGATCCAGGCATTTCCAGCATGGCTGCGCGCCATCGCGATTGTGGATCCGTTCACTTACGCCGTTCACGGATTCAAGGCGCTGTTGTTGAAAGAGAGCGGCCTGATCGCAATTCTTCCCGACGTCATGTACCTCGCAATTTTTGCGCTGGTTACGCTGGGCCTGGCCGTGCCGCTGTTCAAGCGCACGCTGTAA
- a CDS encoding ATP-binding cassette domain-containing protein produces MSDVPTNHGTGNDAPLPVSEFNGKSEIPADAPNAIEVSRIVKKYGDFTAVDDVSFQVKEGEIFGLLGPNGAGKSTLIRMMTTLIPITSGFARVAGHDVSKEPNEARRAIGVIPQAMTSDIDLTVQENLSIYAKLYDVPAQRRKQAIDELLETVDLTKWRDAQTKTLSGGMRRRLEIARGLVHSPKIFFLDEPTTGLDPVSRVAVWEMLTNIKSKRKLTVLITTHYMDEADRLCNRIAIVDHGKLVALDSPEALKASVPGSNVIEAQFDNPPSDWEQRLRALPEVTSVQHEGAGMYRVLTANGSRTTTMLVEMAVEARVPVRTLSVQNTTLDDVFVHYTGRQLRDELVKAHAFTMPQRPGMQP; encoded by the coding sequence ATGAGCGACGTACCCACGAATCATGGCACCGGCAATGACGCTCCGCTTCCGGTTTCTGAATTCAACGGAAAGAGCGAAATTCCAGCGGACGCGCCCAACGCCATCGAAGTCTCGCGCATCGTGAAAAAGTATGGCGACTTCACCGCGGTCGACGATGTTTCTTTTCAGGTGAAGGAAGGCGAGATCTTCGGACTGCTCGGCCCCAACGGCGCAGGCAAGTCGACGCTGATCCGGATGATGACCACTCTCATTCCAATCACCTCAGGATTCGCCCGCGTGGCGGGGCACGATGTGAGCAAAGAACCGAACGAAGCACGACGAGCGATCGGCGTCATTCCGCAGGCCATGACCAGCGACATTGATCTCACCGTGCAGGAGAATCTGAGCATCTACGCCAAGCTTTACGATGTTCCCGCGCAACGCCGCAAGCAAGCGATCGACGAGTTGCTGGAAACTGTTGACCTCACAAAGTGGCGGGACGCGCAAACGAAAACGTTGTCCGGCGGCATGCGCCGGCGTCTCGAAATCGCGCGCGGACTGGTGCATAGTCCCAAGATTTTCTTTCTCGATGAGCCGACCACAGGTCTCGATCCTGTCTCTCGCGTGGCGGTTTGGGAGATGCTCACCAACATCAAGTCGAAGCGCAAACTCACCGTGCTCATCACCACGCACTACATGGACGAAGCCGATCGACTCTGCAACCGCATTGCGATTGTGGATCACGGCAAGCTTGTCGCGCTCGATAGTCCCGAGGCATTGAAGGCTAGCGTGCCCGGATCGAATGTGATCGAAGCGCAATTTGATAATCCACCGTCTGACTGGGAGCAGCGTTTGCGTGCCCTGCCGGAAGTGACTTCTGTCCAGCACGAGGGCGCGGGCATGTACCGCGTGCTAACCGCCAACGGTTCCCGCACCACTACCATGCTGGTCGAAATGGCAGTCGAGGCGCGCGTTCCGGTGCGCACACTCTCGGTGCAGAACACCACGCTCGACGATGTATTCGTCCACTACACCGGGCGCCAGTTACGCGACGAACTGGTCAAGGCGCATGCGTTCACGATGCCGCAGCGTCCGGGGATGCAACCATGA
- a CDS encoding HlyD family secretion protein, which translates to MSVRNKFLILLGILLLIASAYYVLSTPAGNDLVLVGTVDSNQIVVSPQVGGRIAKLLVEEGASVKQGDLIATLDPAELEAQERAAAATISSLRSKVSESQFTQRSTKGSTSGDVANAQARLQSARAQLAQSEATLTRVESDSRRIVGLAQAGVASEMEKVQAEQNLKAQQASVQALKDQVRAGQADLDSASARTNQAGAAESTVASMQAQLANAQAQLKEAEVRLGYTKIYAPVTGTVLVRAAREGEVITAGQAIVTVVDLSDTWVRAAIPETDADHIGLGDTLRVRLPGGTVTPGKVFYKAAEADFATQRDVGRRKRDIRTLVLKVRLDNPKGAYVPGMTAEVLVSPEQLKGTVPKNSEAAGKP; encoded by the coding sequence ATGAGTGTTCGTAACAAATTCCTGATCCTGCTTGGCATCCTTCTGTTGATCGCATCGGCCTATTACGTTCTCTCGACGCCCGCGGGAAATGACCTGGTCCTGGTCGGCACAGTGGATTCGAACCAGATCGTGGTCAGCCCGCAGGTCGGTGGCCGCATCGCGAAGCTGCTGGTCGAAGAGGGCGCTTCCGTTAAGCAGGGAGACCTGATCGCGACGCTCGATCCAGCGGAACTCGAGGCGCAGGAGCGGGCGGCAGCAGCAACCATTTCCAGTCTTCGCTCGAAAGTCAGCGAGAGCCAGTTCACGCAGCGATCGACCAAGGGCTCGACCTCCGGCGATGTCGCCAACGCACAGGCAAGATTGCAATCCGCGCGCGCACAGCTTGCGCAATCCGAAGCCACTCTGACTCGCGTAGAAAGCGACAGCCGCCGCATCGTTGGACTTGCACAGGCCGGCGTAGCCTCCGAAATGGAGAAAGTACAAGCGGAGCAAAATTTGAAAGCGCAGCAGGCCAGCGTGCAGGCATTGAAGGATCAGGTACGCGCGGGGCAAGCCGACCTTGATTCCGCGAGTGCTCGCACCAACCAGGCCGGCGCCGCGGAAAGCACGGTCGCCTCCATGCAGGCGCAACTCGCCAACGCACAGGCGCAACTAAAGGAAGCCGAAGTTCGTCTCGGCTACACAAAGATCTATGCCCCGGTAACGGGGACGGTGCTGGTGCGGGCGGCGCGTGAAGGAGAAGTAATCACTGCCGGGCAGGCGATCGTCACGGTGGTCGATCTCAGCGACACGTGGGTACGCGCGGCGATTCCAGAGACGGACGCCGATCACATCGGGCTCGGCGACACGCTTCGGGTTCGCCTGCCGGGCGGCACGGTTACTCCTGGCAAAGTGTTCTACAAGGCCGCGGAAGCGGACTTCGCCACCCAGCGCGATGTCGGCCGCCGCAAGCGCGATATTCGCACGCTCGTCCTGAAGGTTCGCCTCGACAATCCTAAGGGCGCGTATGTGCCCGGCATGACCGCCGAAGTGCTGGTGTCCCCTGAGCAACTGAAGGGCACAGTGCCGAAGAATTCCGAAGCTGCAGGGAAGCCATGA
- a CDS encoding TetR/AcrR family transcriptional regulator, whose amino-acid sequence MKRSPAPRLGSRGKPEQSRAAILNAAIDEFAEHGIAGARTDAIARTAGVNKALLYYYFKDKDSIYEAVLDHVFSGLRDTVVPMLEGNLAPRQKVLNYLGAYFDYIAANPRFPRVVQGEWIRSGTDRIGQMKRVARAYFQPIYQKLGEVLREGIAAGEFRPIDPMHFVPSMVAVIVFYFSAAPVIKSVMKFDPLTDEHIAERRAFVLDFISAALFTRPLSASRQGVRA is encoded by the coding sequence ATGAAACGTTCGCCTGCACCCCGTCTCGGTTCCCGCGGAAAGCCCGAACAGAGCCGGGCCGCCATCTTGAACGCGGCCATCGACGAATTCGCAGAGCATGGCATCGCCGGCGCCCGCACGGATGCGATTGCACGCACCGCCGGTGTTAATAAAGCTCTTCTCTATTACTACTTCAAAGACAAAGATTCGATTTATGAGGCCGTGCTCGACCATGTCTTCAGCGGCCTGCGCGATACGGTTGTCCCCATGCTCGAGGGCAACCTCGCACCACGCCAGAAGGTACTGAATTACCTCGGCGCCTATTTCGATTACATTGCGGCGAATCCACGCTTCCCGCGCGTCGTTCAGGGAGAATGGATACGCAGCGGCACCGACCGCATCGGCCAGATGAAGCGCGTGGCGCGGGCCTATTTCCAGCCTATCTATCAAAAACTAGGCGAAGTATTGCGCGAGGGGATCGCCGCCGGTGAATTTCGTCCCATTGATCCCATGCACTTTGTTCCGTCCATGGTTGCAGTAATTGTTTTCTATTTCAGCGCGGCGCCGGTGATCAAATCCGTGATGAAGTTTGACCCACTGACGGACGAGCACATCGCGGAACGGCGCGCATTCGTACTCGACTTCATCTCCGCGGCGCTGTTTACGCGACCGCTATCGGCGTCACGGCAAGGAGTTCGTGCATGA
- a CDS encoding MoaD/ThiS family protein, translated as MSVTVQIPTALRRLTSGTPQITCAAANLSELFSVLDTQFPDLKPHLRDEAGETRRFLNVYVNEEDIRFLGGNTYAFQDGDEVLLVPSIAGGL; from the coding sequence ATGAGTGTCACTGTCCAAATTCCGACTGCCTTGCGCCGGCTGACATCGGGCACGCCGCAAATCACCTGTGCTGCCGCCAATCTCTCGGAACTTTTTTCCGTGCTCGATACCCAGTTCCCGGACCTGAAGCCGCATCTGCGCGATGAAGCCGGAGAAACCCGGCGCTTTCTGAATGTGTATGTGAACGAAGAGGACATCCGCTTTCTCGGCGGCAATACCTACGCGTTCCAGGATGGCGACGAAGTGCTTTTGGTGCCATCGATCGCAGGCGGACTGTAA
- a CDS encoding threonine synthase — MSTSTYELACRECGKTFGNQPRSICDDCFSPLEITYDYDAIRKLVSRQLFASRAPNLWRYRELLPLPAAFRPSLPTGFTPLLQAPQLGERIGIRNLYLKNDAVCLPTLSFKDRVVAVALANARAFGFDTVACSSTGNLANSVAAQAAREGFKAWIFIPSDLEPAKVLGTQVFGANVVRISGNYDQVNRLCSQIADEHRWGFVNVNLRPYYAEGSKTVGFEIAEQLGWRLPDNVVVPMAGGSLITKIKKAFDELIQLGLVEPKDVKFFGAQATGCSPISTAVKQYSKDIEPQRPSTIARSLAIGNPADGHYAIKAITASGGWSEDVSDAEVIANIQLLAESEGVFTETAGGVTVGTARKLVRQDRILSDETTVLCITGNGLKTTDVLAGQYETETPIAPKLREFEVLLQSKLNTIASFADATPSIPVEA; from the coding sequence ATGTCGACGAGCACCTATGAACTTGCCTGCCGCGAATGCGGCAAGACTTTTGGCAATCAACCGCGCAGCATCTGCGACGATTGCTTCTCGCCTCTCGAAATCACCTACGACTACGACGCGATCCGGAAGCTGGTCTCGCGCCAGCTGTTCGCTTCGCGCGCTCCGAATCTATGGCGCTATCGCGAATTGCTGCCCTTGCCCGCCGCGTTCCGGCCTTCACTGCCCACGGGATTCACCCCGCTGCTGCAGGCGCCGCAACTCGGAGAGCGGATCGGCATCCGCAATCTCTATCTGAAGAATGACGCCGTTTGCCTGCCCACCTTGAGTTTCAAGGACCGCGTGGTCGCGGTTGCGCTCGCCAACGCGCGTGCTTTTGGATTCGATACCGTAGCGTGCTCCTCTACCGGCAACCTGGCGAATTCGGTCGCAGCGCAAGCAGCGCGCGAGGGATTCAAGGCCTGGATCTTCATCCCATCCGATCTCGAACCGGCGAAGGTTCTCGGAACGCAGGTGTTCGGCGCGAACGTGGTGCGAATCAGCGGCAATTACGATCAGGTGAACCGGCTCTGTTCGCAGATTGCCGACGAGCATCGCTGGGGATTCGTCAACGTCAACCTGCGTCCGTACTATGCCGAAGGTTCGAAGACAGTCGGCTTCGAAATTGCCGAACAACTGGGCTGGCGATTGCCGGACAACGTCGTTGTCCCGATGGCGGGTGGATCGCTGATCACGAAAATCAAGAAGGCGTTTGATGAACTGATCCAGCTCGGATTGGTCGAACCGAAAGACGTGAAGTTCTTTGGCGCGCAGGCAACGGGATGTTCGCCGATTTCGACGGCCGTCAAACAGTACAGCAAAGACATTGAGCCGCAGAGGCCGTCGACCATCGCGCGCTCGCTCGCCATCGGCAATCCCGCCGATGGACACTACGCCATCAAGGCGATCACAGCCAGTGGCGGATGGTCGGAAGATGTTTCTGATGCCGAGGTGATCGCCAACATCCAACTGCTCGCCGAGAGCGAAGGCGTCTTCACAGAGACCGCAGGCGGCGTCACGGTGGGCACCGCACGCAAGCTGGTCCGGCAGGATCGCATTCTTTCCGATGAAACGACCGTGCTCTGCATTACTGGCAACGGCCTGAAGACAACCGATGTGCTGGCCGGGCAATACGAAACTGAAACGCCCATCGCTCCCAAGTTGCGCGAATTCGAAGTCCTGCTGCAAAGCAAGTTGAATACGATTGCAAGTTTTGCCGACGCTACGCCGTCGATTCCTGTGGAGGCTTAA
- a CDS encoding PD40 domain-containing protein — MSGIHTPRPIISFGPFEADLQTQEVKKQGIRLHLPGQSFQILKMLLERPGELVTREELQEALWPNETFVDYGHGVNAAVNRLRDALGDSADNPRLIETLPRRGYRFIGTIAQPEESTAPAEAGDDRRDRLRWLRVGAGILVVVAACALAVWFVPRVAPGFSLPKITTLAAVPVTAYPGEELCLAFSPDGSQIVFAWNGDPELGPQGFDLYVKVLGSEDLLRLTHHPSAAICPAWSPDGSQIAFHRLSGADTGLYVVPALGGPQRKLRSTNITSENHTYISWSPDGKWIAHVDNQRLFLLSTETLESRQIPHTPECLSEGMPAFSHSGRELAYFCTQNTQNLTRGLYTVSTSGGTPKLVTTIVCGWPPRPPAWAAGDQKLVFSNTHFGESSDLYDVTLADGSIRKLPTEGGAFGPAISAKGDKLAYVKPISGDHGQIWRSDLLNPGSSGVRLMASTYQQRSQQFSPDGKHIAFESTRGGIREVWMSDADGTQLVQVSNFKDPRTGSPHWSPDSQKIVFDTRHSELAELYVADISERLPRKLITNITDIFLPTWSHDGKWIYFVSGEPTSRGIYRCPASGGDAVLLLTLPPQSSLLGPLAESFDGETLYFSRAVGGYRWELDMVSTQRPVKITAVEGLPTVDYNVWAIAPGGMYFVDFDANKSIRYFDFSTKQVRPILDVGRAVDGGLAVSPDGRWVLYVQKEDYNEDIMLVDNFQ, encoded by the coding sequence ATGTCGGGAATCCACACTCCAAGGCCGATTATTTCTTTTGGTCCGTTTGAAGCAGATCTGCAGACGCAGGAAGTGAAGAAACAAGGTATCCGGCTACACCTACCGGGCCAGTCCTTTCAAATTCTGAAGATGTTACTGGAGCGGCCAGGGGAGCTGGTCACTCGCGAAGAACTGCAAGAGGCGCTCTGGCCTAATGAAACATTCGTCGACTACGGCCACGGAGTGAACGCGGCCGTGAACCGGTTGCGAGATGCCCTGGGAGATTCCGCGGACAATCCCCGGCTGATCGAGACCTTGCCTCGGCGGGGATATCGGTTCATTGGGACGATTGCGCAGCCAGAGGAGTCAACTGCACCGGCTGAAGCAGGGGACGATAGGCGCGATCGCTTGCGTTGGCTACGAGTTGGAGCGGGCATTCTTGTCGTAGTTGCGGCGTGCGCACTCGCAGTGTGGTTTGTGCCTCGAGTTGCTCCTGGATTCTCCCTTCCAAAAATAACAACACTTGCAGCTGTGCCAGTCACAGCCTACCCGGGGGAGGAGTTATGCCTGGCGTTTTCCCCGGATGGATCGCAGATTGTTTTCGCGTGGAATGGTGATCCTGAATTGGGTCCGCAGGGTTTCGATCTCTACGTCAAGGTCCTGGGCAGTGAGGACCTGCTGCGCTTGACGCATCATCCATCGGCAGCGATTTGTCCAGCCTGGTCCCCGGACGGTTCGCAGATTGCCTTCCACCGCCTGTCTGGTGCAGACACGGGATTGTACGTGGTTCCTGCATTGGGTGGGCCGCAGAGAAAGCTGCGCTCCACAAACATCACGAGTGAAAACCATACGTACATCAGTTGGTCTCCAGACGGCAAATGGATTGCCCACGTGGATAATCAGCGACTCTTCCTTCTCTCCACCGAAACCTTGGAAAGCAGACAGATTCCCCACACTCCTGAGTGTCTTTCGGAAGGGATGCCCGCTTTCTCTCATAGCGGGCGAGAATTGGCATACTTCTGTACGCAAAACACTCAAAATTTGACCCGCGGCTTGTACACCGTCTCAACCTCGGGGGGCACGCCAAAACTGGTGACCACAATTGTCTGCGGGTGGCCTCCACGGCCACCCGCTTGGGCAGCCGGCGACCAGAAGTTGGTTTTTTCAAACACTCATTTTGGAGAAAGCTCCGACCTATATGACGTGACGCTCGCGGATGGATCAATTCGGAAACTACCCACCGAGGGAGGCGCCTTTGGTCCGGCAATTTCTGCAAAAGGGGACAAACTCGCCTACGTCAAACCCATTTCCGGCGATCATGGCCAGATCTGGCGAAGCGACCTGCTCAATCCGGGATCCTCCGGAGTCAGGTTGATGGCCTCTACCTATCAACAGCGAAGCCAACAGTTCTCCCCGGACGGAAAACATATTGCGTTTGAGTCCACTCGAGGAGGAATTCGAGAAGTTTGGATGAGCGATGCCGACGGGACTCAGCTGGTGCAGGTTTCGAATTTCAAGGACCCACGTACCGGCTCGCCACATTGGTCCCCGGATAGCCAGAAGATCGTCTTCGATACCCGGCATTCCGAACTTGCGGAATTGTACGTCGCCGATATTTCTGAACGGTTACCGCGGAAGTTGATCACAAACATCACGGACATTTTTCTTCCCACCTGGTCGCACGATGGAAAGTGGATTTATTTCGTTTCGGGCGAACCAACCAGCAGGGGAATTTACCGCTGTCCAGCGAGCGGAGGAGATGCGGTTCTGCTGTTGACGCTGCCACCACAAAGTTCGTTGCTCGGGCCATTGGCGGAGTCATTCGATGGAGAAACGCTCTATTTTTCGAGGGCGGTAGGAGGTTATCGGTGGGAACTGGATATGGTTTCGACTCAACGGCCCGTCAAGATTACCGCAGTAGAAGGACTGCCCACGGTTGATTACAACGTCTGGGCAATCGCGCCGGGAGGCATGTACTTTGTGGATTTTGATGCGAACAAGTCGATCCGTTATTTCGACTTCAGTACCAAGCAGGTCCGCCCAATTTTGGATGTAGGAAGAGCTGTCGACGGCGGTTTAGCGGTCTCCCCGGACGGCCGATGGGTCCTCTATGTTCAAAAGGAGGACTATAACGAAGACATCATGCTTGTCGACAACTTCCAGTAG
- a CDS encoding right-handed parallel beta-helix repeat-containing protein, protein MRSKIQRSLSCICFSLLCSGFGFGATYYVATSGNNANDGLSRRTAWRNVQYAANHVQAGDTVNVLGGVYNETVNIPASGSAAAGYITLQNYSKQAAILDGTGLTIPGGQYGMINIASQSYIIVKGLEVRNYKSSSRSNVPVGIYITGAGSHLQLLNNHVHDIVTTATGCGANALGVAIYGSEAPAALNHLTISGNELDHLKTGCSESMSLNGNVDTFTVTNNLIHDNNNIGIDVIGFEGTSPNPAYDQARNGTVSQNTVYNISSDGNPSYPKNCWCSDGIYVDGGTNVIVERNLIHNVDLGIEIASEHKNKTSSFVTARNNLIYFGNSAGVSIGGYAAGVGGTDHVTIVNNTLYKNDGQNTGSGEFQIQFHATNNVFKNNIVYAGAQGYMVNNYTKSTPNPADVDYNLYYSSANASGTTWLWVGKTYSGFTAYQSGSGEDSHSNYADPLFVNPTTPDLHVQAASRAVNAGINLGTGVVGATDYAGNPRVQGSNIDIGGYEQ, encoded by the coding sequence ATGCGATCGAAAATTCAAAGATCACTCTCCTGCATCTGCTTCAGTTTGCTCTGCAGCGGGTTCGGATTCGGCGCTACGTATTACGTTGCAACCTCCGGCAACAACGCCAACGATGGCCTTTCCCGGCGCACCGCATGGCGGAACGTGCAATATGCCGCCAATCATGTCCAGGCGGGCGACACCGTTAACGTACTGGGCGGCGTTTACAACGAGACCGTGAATATTCCAGCATCAGGATCCGCGGCAGCCGGGTACATCACGCTCCAGAACTATTCCAAACAGGCCGCGATTCTCGACGGCACCGGACTCACCATCCCCGGCGGCCAATACGGCATGATCAACATCGCGAGCCAAAGCTACATCATCGTGAAGGGATTGGAAGTCCGAAACTACAAATCATCCAGCAGAAGCAATGTCCCGGTTGGAATCTACATCACTGGAGCGGGCAGCCATCTCCAACTGCTCAATAACCACGTTCACGATATCGTGACGACCGCGACCGGATGCGGCGCGAATGCGCTCGGCGTTGCGATCTACGGAAGCGAGGCACCGGCCGCGCTGAACCATCTCACGATCAGCGGCAACGAACTCGATCATCTCAAGACTGGATGCAGCGAATCGATGTCCCTCAACGGCAATGTGGACACGTTCACCGTCACCAACAACCTGATCCACGACAACAACAACATCGGCATCGACGTGATCGGCTTTGAGGGCACCTCGCCGAATCCAGCCTATGATCAGGCGCGCAACGGCACGGTGAGCCAGAACACGGTCTACAACATTTCTTCCGACGGAAATCCGTCGTATCCAAAGAATTGCTGGTGCTCCGACGGCATCTATGTGGACGGCGGCACGAACGTCATCGTCGAACGCAACCTCATCCACAACGTCGACCTGGGAATTGAAATCGCCAGCGAGCACAAGAACAAGACATCCAGTTTTGTAACCGCCCGCAATAACCTCATCTACTTTGGAAACTCAGCGGGAGTCTCAATCGGCGGATACGCGGCAGGCGTCGGTGGCACCGATCACGTAACCATCGTGAACAACACGCTCTACAAGAACGATGGCCAGAACACGGGTTCAGGAGAATTCCAGATTCAGTTTCACGCCACCAACAATGTCTTCAAGAACAACATTGTGTATGCGGGCGCACAGGGCTACATGGTCAATAACTACACAAAGTCGACTCCCAACCCCGCCGACGTCGACTACAACCTTTATTACTCGAGCGCGAACGCCAGCGGCACGACCTGGCTGTGGGTAGGAAAAACCTACAGCGGCTTTACGGCCTATCAATCGGGATCAGGTGAGGATTCCCATTCGAACTATGCGGATCCTCTCTTTGTGAACCCGACCACGCCGGATCTCCACGTTCAAGCGGCCTCGCGAGCGGTGAATGCGGGGATCAATCTCGGAACCGGGGTTGTCGGCGCCACCGACTATGCGGGTAACCCACGGGTGCAAGGGTCGAACATTGATATTGGCGGATATGAGCAGTGA
- a CDS encoding D-alanine--D-alanine ligase translates to MAKLRVGILFGGRSGEHEVSLLSAASVLKAIDKTKYNVVPIGITKDGRWLTSENAERLLQGKPLEESRPLRAGDPDATPGAALLAQGEAVIVPPEPVHRGGGMEPFRIEASALRRTTDRAINVDVIFPVLHGTFGEDGTIQGLLELADLAYVGAGVLGSSAGMDKDVMKSLFRAAGLPIVKHVTVLRSQWESEPKKVQKLVESKLKYPVFVKPANLGSSVGISKAHDRKELGPAIEEAAKFDRKIVIEEGVGGKNRKAREIECSVLGNDDPKASIAGEIVPCKEFYDYNAKYLDEGSELVIPAELTKSEMKNLQSLAVASFQAVDCSGLARVDFLMDPKSRKIFVNEINTMPGFTSISMYPKLWAASGLSYPDLISRLIQLGIERHEDKKRNQYSR, encoded by the coding sequence ATGGCAAAACTCAGAGTCGGCATCCTTTTTGGTGGACGAAGCGGCGAGCACGAAGTGTCACTCCTCTCAGCGGCATCGGTCCTAAAAGCAATAGATAAGACGAAATATAACGTTGTCCCGATTGGAATCACCAAGGACGGTCGATGGCTGACGTCGGAAAATGCCGAGCGACTTTTGCAGGGAAAGCCGCTTGAGGAAAGTCGTCCCCTCCGCGCGGGCGATCCCGATGCGACACCCGGAGCCGCGCTTCTTGCCCAAGGCGAGGCAGTGATCGTGCCGCCCGAACCGGTCCATCGCGGCGGTGGCATGGAGCCCTTCCGCATCGAAGCCTCCGCCCTTCGACGCACGACCGACCGCGCCATCAATGTTGACGTGATCTTCCCCGTGCTCCACGGAACGTTCGGCGAAGACGGGACGATCCAGGGCTTGCTCGAACTCGCCGACCTGGCCTATGTCGGCGCGGGCGTTCTCGGCTCGTCCGCCGGCATGGATAAAGACGTCATGAAGTCCCTGTTCCGCGCGGCGGGCCTGCCGATCGTGAAGCACGTCACCGTCCTGCGCAGCCAGTGGGAGAGCGAGCCGAAGAAAGTTCAGAAGCTGGTGGAGAGCAAGTTGAAGTATCCCGTGTTTGTTAAACCCGCAAACCTGGGATCATCCGTCGGCATCTCGAAGGCGCATGACCGGAAAGAACTGGGCCCTGCCATCGAAGAAGCCGCAAAGTTCGACCGCAAGATTGTGATCGAAGAAGGCGTTGGCGGGAAAAATCGCAAAGCTCGCGAAATTGAATGCTCGGTGCTCGGCAACGACGATCCCAAAGCGTCCATCGCCGGTGAGATCGTCCCCTGCAAAGAATTCTACGATTACAACGCCAAGTACCTTGACGAAGGATCCGAGTTAGTCATTCCCGCTGAGCTAACCAAATCGGAGATGAAAAACTTGCAGTCGCTGGCTGTCGCGTCATTTCAGGCTGTCGATTGTTCCGGCCTGGCCCGCGTGGATTTTCTCATGGACCCGAAGTCCCGCAAGATTTTCGTCAACGAGATCAATACCATGCCTGGCTTCACTTCAATCAGCATGTATCCCAAACTCTGGGCGGCGTCGGGACTCTCGTATCCTGACCTGATCTCCCGGCTGATTCAGTTAGGGATCGAGCGCCACGAGGATAAGAAGAGGAACCAGTACAGCCGGTAA